A region of Anolis sagrei isolate rAnoSag1 chromosome 2, rAnoSag1.mat, whole genome shotgun sequence DNA encodes the following proteins:
- the LOC132769485 gene encoding ankyrin repeat and SOCS box protein 7-like codes for MWTEGVCSSGKMGFYISSLSRAPYGNRAPPEASRHPAKRYQAAPSYNYRWTELHYEASRGNVEKLKQLLVTSDKELVDRKDYYGKTPLYWAAYKGQRHTVELLLKHSANVNTCCKHGGTPLHAAVGLFPDCTLLLIQHGADVNLQDNWGVTPMYLAACSGQTDCIRLLVEAGACISYRNKRTGAPPKRLVSQPALISWMEACRRQPRSLKHLSRLSIRSALGHSRLQAIKDFDLPPLLKQYLMFEDLTLPEGL; via the exons ATGTGGACGGAGGGGGTCTGCTCCAGCGGCAAGATGGGCTTCTACATCAGCTCCCTCTCCAGAGCCCCCTACGGCAACAGGGCCCCACCGGAGGCCTCACGCCACCCTGCCAAGCGGTACCAAGCGGCACCCAGCTACAACTACCGGTGGACGGAGCTGCACTACGAGGCCAGCCGCGGCAACGTGGAGAAGCTGAAGCAACTCCTGGTAACCTCTG ATAAAGAGCTGGTAGACCGGAAGGATTATTATGGCAAGACCCCACTCTACTGGGCTGCCTACAAGGGACAGAGGCACACAGTGGAGCTGCTGCTGAAGCACAGTGCCAATGTCAACACATGCTGTAAACACGGGGGGACTCCACTCCATGCGGCTGTTGGGCTCTTCCCGGACTGCACCTTGCTGCTGATCCAG CATGGCGCAGATGTAAACCTGCAGGACAATTGGGGAGTGACCCCAATGTACCTGGCAGCCTGCAGCGGACAAACCGATTGTATCCGGTTGCTGGTGGAGGCTGGTGCCTGCATCTCCTACAGAAACAAG AGAACCGGAGCCCCTCCCAAGCGTCTCGTCTCCCAGCCAGCCCTCATCTCCTGGATGGAGGCTTGCCGCCGGCAGCCGCGCTCCCTGAAGCACCTCAGCCGCCTCTCCATCCGAAGTGCTCTGGGTCACAGCAGGCTCCAAGCCATCAAGGACTTCGACCTCCCACCGCTGTTGAAGCAGTACCTGATGTTTGAGGACCTGACTCTGCCAGAGGGCTTGTAG